In one window of Erwinia tasmaniensis Et1/99 DNA:
- the fadE gene encoding acyl-CoA dehydrogenase FadE: MMVLSIMATFIALGFLFYHRVNLFAASAILLVWTAALGFAGLWTLWLLLPLAAVLLALNLPSIRRPLLTKPALAAFQKVMPPMSRTEKEAIDAGTTWWEGDLFRGKPDWEKLHNYPQPRLTTEEQAFIDGPVEEACRMANDFQITHEMADLPPELWAYLKQQRFFAMIIKKQYGGLEFSAYAQAQVLQKLAGVSGILAITVGVPNSLGPGELLQHYGTEEQKDRYLPRLARGEEIPCFALTSPEAGSDAGAIPDTGVVCMGEWQGEQVLGMRLTWNKRYITLAPIATVLGLAFKLSDPQHLLGENEEPGITCALIPTQTPGVEIGQRHFPLNVPFQNGPTRGNDIFVPIDFIIGGPAMAGQGWRMLVECLSVGRGITLPSNSTGSLKSIALATGAYAHIRRQFRVSIGKMEGIEEPLARIAGNAYVMDAAASLITSGIMLGEKPAVLSAIVKYHCTHRGQRAIIDAMDIAGGKGIMLGNGNFLARAYQGAPIAITVEGANILTRSMIIFGQGAIRCHPYVLDEMAAAQNNDVAAFDKALFSHIGHIGCNKMRSLWLGLTGGRTSATPTRDATRRYYQHLNRISANLALLSDMSMTILGGSLKRRERISARLGDVLSQLYLASAALKRYEDEGRNEADLPLLHWGVQDALHQAETAMDDLLRNFPHRLLAGMMRVLIFPTGLRCPAPSDRLDHQLAQILQVPSATRSRLGRGQYLTPGENNPAGQLEAALQDVIAAEAIHDRLCQQQKKHLPFTRLDALAARGLQEQWITQQEADILIQAEASRLRSINVDEFAPDALATRPVKEARAAPKIAAA; this comes from the coding sequence ATGATGGTTCTCAGCATTATGGCGACGTTTATCGCGCTCGGCTTCCTGTTTTATCATCGCGTCAACCTTTTCGCTGCCAGCGCAATTCTACTGGTTTGGACCGCTGCTCTCGGCTTTGCCGGGCTATGGACGTTATGGCTGTTGCTGCCCCTGGCGGCGGTGCTGCTGGCGCTAAATCTGCCTTCAATACGCCGCCCGCTGCTGACAAAGCCAGCGCTGGCGGCCTTTCAGAAAGTGATGCCGCCGATGTCACGCACTGAAAAAGAAGCGATTGATGCTGGCACCACCTGGTGGGAAGGCGATCTGTTTCGTGGTAAGCCGGACTGGGAAAAGCTGCATAACTATCCGCAGCCGCGCCTGACCACGGAAGAACAGGCATTTATCGATGGCCCGGTGGAAGAAGCCTGCCGCATGGCGAATGATTTCCAGATAACTCACGAAATGGCCGACCTGCCGCCGGAACTGTGGGCGTATCTGAAACAGCAGCGCTTCTTCGCAATGATTATCAAAAAGCAGTACGGCGGGCTGGAGTTCTCCGCTTATGCCCAGGCTCAGGTACTGCAAAAGCTGGCGGGCGTTTCCGGCATTTTGGCCATTACCGTTGGCGTACCCAACTCCCTGGGACCGGGAGAACTGTTACAGCATTACGGCACCGAGGAACAAAAGGATCGCTATCTGCCACGTCTGGCGCGCGGCGAGGAGATCCCCTGCTTTGCGTTGACCAGTCCGGAAGCCGGTTCCGATGCCGGTGCCATTCCGGATACCGGCGTGGTATGTATGGGAGAATGGCAGGGTGAACAGGTTCTTGGCATGCGTCTGACCTGGAACAAGCGCTATATCACCCTGGCCCCGATAGCCACGGTACTCGGCCTGGCGTTTAAACTGTCCGATCCACAACATTTGTTAGGGGAAAATGAAGAGCCCGGCATTACCTGTGCCCTGATCCCCACGCAAACCCCCGGCGTCGAGATCGGCCAGCGCCACTTCCCGCTCAACGTGCCCTTCCAGAACGGGCCGACGCGCGGCAACGATATTTTTGTGCCCATCGATTTTATTATCGGCGGCCCGGCGATGGCCGGTCAGGGCTGGCGCATGCTGGTCGAATGCCTGTCTGTCGGGCGTGGCATCACCCTGCCGTCAAACTCTACCGGCAGTTTGAAAAGTATTGCCCTGGCAACGGGGGCCTACGCCCATATCCGCCGCCAGTTCCGCGTTTCCATTGGCAAAATGGAGGGGATCGAGGAGCCGTTGGCACGCATTGCCGGTAATGCTTACGTCATGGATGCCGCCGCTTCGCTGATCACCAGCGGCATTATGCTCGGTGAGAAGCCCGCCGTGCTGTCAGCTATCGTGAAATACCACTGCACCCATCGCGGCCAGCGGGCGATTATTGACGCGATGGATATCGCCGGCGGCAAAGGCATTATGCTGGGTAACGGGAATTTTCTCGCCCGCGCTTATCAGGGCGCGCCGATTGCCATTACCGTGGAGGGAGCCAATATCCTCACCCGCAGCATGATTATCTTTGGCCAGGGCGCGATCCGCTGCCATCCGTATGTGCTGGATGAGATGGCGGCCGCGCAGAATAACGACGTGGCGGCGTTCGATAAAGCCCTGTTCAGCCATATTGGCCATATCGGCTGCAACAAGATGCGCAGCCTGTGGCTGGGCTTAACCGGCGGGCGCACCAGCGCCACGCCAACCCGTGACGCCACGCGCCGCTACTATCAGCACCTGAACCGCATCAGCGCCAACCTTGCGTTGCTTTCGGATATGTCGATGACGATCCTCGGCGGTAGCCTGAAACGGCGTGAGCGTATTTCAGCCCGGCTGGGGGATGTCCTGAGCCAGCTCTATCTGGCCTCGGCGGCGCTCAAACGCTATGAGGATGAAGGGCGCAATGAGGCGGATCTGCCGCTGCTGCACTGGGGCGTACAGGACGCCCTGCATCAGGCAGAAACGGCGATGGACGATTTGCTACGCAACTTCCCCCATCGCCTGCTTGCAGGGATGATGCGCGTGCTGATTTTCCCGACCGGACTGCGCTGCCCTGCTCCCTCCGACCGCCTCGATCATCAGCTGGCGCAGATCCTGCAAGTGCCGTCGGCGACCCGCAGCCGTCTGGGGCGCGGTCAGTACCTGACGCCGGGCGAGAATAATCCGGCAGGGCAGCTGGAAGCGGCGTTACAGGATGTGATAGCGGCAGAAGCGATCCACGACCGCCTTTGTCAACAGCAGAAAAAGCACCTGCCGTTCACCCGCCTTGATGCGTTAGCGGCCAGAGGGTTGCAGGAACAGTGGATCACCCAGCAGGAGGCCGATATTTTGATTCAGGCTGAAGCCAGCCGCCTGCGTTCGATTAACGTTGATGAGTTTGCGCCGGATGCGCTGGCCACCAGGCCGGTGAAAGAGGCCAGGGCAGCGCCGAAGATTGCCGCAGCATAA
- the lpcA gene encoding D-sedoheptulose 7-phosphate isomerase, protein MYQDIIRSELNEAADTLNKFLSDEANIAAIQRAAVLLADAFKAGGKVLSCGNGGSHCDAMHFAEELTGRYRENRPGYPAIAISDVSHLSCVSNDFGYDYVFSRYVEAVGKAGDVLLGLSTSGNSANIIKAVEAARAQGMKVIALTGKDGGKMDGLADVEIRVPHFGYADRIQEIHIKVIHILMLLIEKEMVK, encoded by the coding sequence ATGTACCAGGACATAATCCGTAGCGAACTGAACGAAGCGGCAGATACGCTGAATAAATTTCTCAGTGATGAGGCGAATATCGCGGCCATTCAACGTGCGGCGGTGTTGCTGGCTGATGCTTTCAAGGCCGGCGGCAAAGTTCTCTCCTGCGGCAACGGCGGATCGCATTGCGACGCCATGCACTTTGCGGAAGAGCTTACCGGCCGTTACCGTGAAAACCGTCCTGGCTACCCGGCGATCGCCATCTCTGACGTGAGTCATCTCTCCTGCGTCAGTAATGACTTTGGCTATGATTATGTTTTCTCGCGCTATGTTGAAGCGGTGGGGAAAGCCGGAGATGTTCTGCTGGGGCTGTCGACCTCGGGCAACTCAGCGAACATTATCAAGGCGGTTGAGGCCGCGCGCGCTCAGGGCATGAAGGTAATCGCCCTGACCGGGAAAGACGGCGGGAAAATGGACGGCCTGGCGGATGTGGAAATTCGCGTGCCGCACTTCGGCTATGCCGACCGTATTCAGGAAATTCACATTAAAGTGATCCATATCCTGATGCTGCTGATTGAAAAAGAGATGGTGAAATAA